The genomic DNA CGAACCTTTATAATGAATATCTTAACGGTGATCTCGGGATTGATTTTATAGTAAGAGGAGAGGGTGAGCTTACATTACTCGAGCTTATAAAGAGTATAGAACAGGGGAAAGATGATTTTGTAAATATAAAAGGGATTGCATTTAAACAGGACGGCAAGATTATTCAAACACCATATAGACCTTTGATAGAGGATCTTGATACCCTTCCTATGCCTGCTTACGACCTTGTACCTATGAATCAGTACGGGAATAGCAGGTATCTATTCTCGCCAGGAGGAACAACCATAAATCACAGCAGGGGATGCACAAGTAACTGCAGCTTCTGTGTATGGTGGACACAGATGGCTGACAGGAAAAATATAAATGGTAAAGAAGTACTGAAACCAAGATGGAGAACAAAAAGTGTAAATAAAACAATGGAAGAGATATTATTACTTTATCATACATACAATAAGCGTGCTCTTGTATTCGTTGATGATTCATGGAATATAAATCCTGAATGGGAGGATGAGTTTGCAACAGAGCTAATAAAACAACAATTAAAACTTAACTGGTTTGCATTCATGCGCGCGGATTTATTATTAAGGGATGAGCGTCTCGGCATTCTTGAAAAATTGGTAAAATCCGGGTTATCGCATTTATGCGTAGGTGTAGAAAGGGCGGAAAACAATGAACTTAAGCAATTTGGTAAACCATTCTACTCTCATAATGCATCATTGGAAATATTTCATATCTTAAAGAAAAAATATCCATCCGTTTTTCTACAGGCAACGTTCATAGTAGGTGTTTATAATGAAACTGAGGAATCCATGTATGAACAATTAAAGTTTGCAAAAAAACTAAAGCCCGATTACCCTGCATTCCATCCTTTAACACCCGTGCCAGGTACACCACTTTATAATGAGGTAATTAAGAGCGGCTTACTTGAGATAAAGGATTTTTCAATGTTTGACTGGCTTACACCTGTAATGCCTTCAAAGTATCTATCAAGGGAGAGGATCGAAGAGCTTGTTATAGAGCTTAATAGGAATTTTATTAATATCCGCTGGCTTATTAAAGGTATGCTATCGCCTTATGCATATAAAAGAAGGATGTACATATGGTGGTTTTTAGTGCTTATAAAGGTGTTATGGTCAAGATTTATCTCAAAGTTTAGATGGATAAGACCTAAAGAAATTATAGGGCTCATAAAACCCGAGTGGTATGATAAGTAGTAACACTTATTAGGTAAAACAGAACCGGGGTCAGGTAACATGAAAAGCGGCAATCTCCAATAGCCTCTGATATAATCAGAAGCAATAAAATAAGGAGTAGGTGCCGCATGATATATGTGGGGATAGATTTTCACAAAAAGTATTCAATAGCAAGTGCAGTGGATGAGACTGGCAGGTTTGTAAAGGAGACAGCAAGGGCACTTTAAATGGGTGATCCCTTTTCTTTCGATTTGACTTCAACCTGTTATCATGTTTGAATGAGTAAACATAGGGACAGTAGTGCAGTAGAGTGAAGATTTATATAAAATTATAAGCTAGAATCTATGCGTACAAAAAACATTTATATGTTTATCGCGATGGTTATATTTGCCATGATTGTCATGGCGGGATGTTCGGGAAGTTCAAAAATTCAGGTTCAAAGCCTTTAGCGCCGGCTGGTCTCACGGCAACACCAGCGGACTCGCAGGTAACACTGCAGTAGAGCGCATCCGTTGGCGCAACCGGCTACCATGTTTAAATAACGACAACCAGCACCTTTATACAGGAAACCGCCGCGGGGCCAATCTCTACGGCAACAGGACTTGCAAACGGAACTGCCTACTACTTCACGGTGACTTCGTTTAACAGTGTAGGTGAAAGCAGGCCGTCCAACTTGGTGAGTGCAACGCCATCACTGGTTATCAACACCTTTATGGTTGGTGCATATCCTGGTGGCATAGCAATAGATGCCGCTGGCAATATCTGGGTGGCGAATTATAGCGGCGATACTATCAGCGAGCTGACATCTGCATCGGGTTTTACTACTACTAACACCTATT from Deltaproteobacteria bacterium includes the following:
- a CDS encoding B12-binding domain-containing radical SAM protein, coding for MKVLLINSPKYYWPFINEYDNFLLPQSLVYLAGILREHDIEVKIIDTMPLKMGWKTLANRIKEEKPDVVGVGESHALYAHESEKLISLVKEINPKIKVIAGGAHFTNLYNEYLNGDLGIDFIVRGEGELTLLELIKSIEQGKDDFVNIKGIAFKQDGKIIQTPYRPLIEDLDTLPMPAYDLVPMNQYGNSRYLFSPGGTTINHSRGCTSNCSFCVWWTQMADRKNINGKEVLKPRWRTKSVNKTMEEILLLYHTYNKRALVFVDDSWNINPEWEDEFATELIKQQLKLNWFAFMRADLLLRDERLGILEKLVKSGLSHLCVGVERAENNELKQFGKPFYSHNASLEIFHILKKKYPSVFLQATFIVGVYNETEESMYEQLKFAKKLKPDYPAFHPLTPVPGTPLYNEVIKSGLLEIKDFSMFDWLTPVMPSKYLSRERIEELVIELNRNFINIRWLIKGMLSPYAYKRRMYIWWFLVLIKVLWSRFISKFRWIRPKEIIGLIKPEWYDK